A window of the Gossypium hirsutum isolate 1008001.06 chromosome A05, Gossypium_hirsutum_v2.1, whole genome shotgun sequence genome harbors these coding sequences:
- the LOC107957230 gene encoding lipase isoform X2: MFGIVEKYSTAVAADLSQALSECVFKSNVSLEVKKQDPNKSTVDDLPPIVLVHGIFGFGKGKFGSFSYFGGAEKKDERVLVPDLGSLTSIYDRARELFYYLKGGRVDYGEQHSKTCGHSRFGRIYEQGHYPQWDEDHPIHFVGHSAGAQVVRVLQQMLADKAFEGYENTSENWVLSITALSGAFNGTTRTYLDGMLPEDGQNMKPLCLLQLCRLGVIIYDWLDIPLLKAYYNFGFDHFNLSWRKVGLWGLVDCLLGNAGPWATGDWILPDLTIQGSIKLNSNMQTFPNTFYFSYATKRTRKILGVTVPSGILGIHPMLFMRVLQMSLYRYPTDVPPPYKGYRDEDWQDNDGALNTISMTHPRLPIEHPSCSIVNDSDCQPLQPGIWYYKIVEADHILFILNRERAGVQFDLMYDNIFERCRKHIFRKTSQTLPNEAP; encoded by the exons ATGTTTGGAATTGTGGAAAAATATAG CACTGCTGTTGCTGCGGACCTTTCACAGGCTTTGAGTGAATGTGTTTTCAAGTCTAATGTAAGTTTAGAGGTGAAAAAGCAAGATCCCAATAAGTCTACTGTTGATGATCTGCCTCCTATTGTTTTGGTTCATGGCATTTTTGGATTTGGCAAAGGA AAATTCGGAAGCTTTTCATATTTTGGAGGGGCTGAAAAGAAAGATGAGAGGGTTCTTGTGCCTGATTTGGGGTCTCTCACCAGCATATATGATAG GGCTCGTGAATTGTTCTATTATTTGAAAGGTGGGAGAGTTGATTATGGTGAACAACATAGCAAGACTTGTGGCCACTCTCGGTTTGGTCGAATTTATGAACAAG GGCATTACCCACAATGGGATGAAGATCACCCTATTCACTTTGTTGGCCATTCAGCTGGTGCTCAGGTTGTGCGTGTCTTGCAGCAGATGCTTGCTGATAAG GCATTCGAGGGATATGAGAATACTTCTGAGAATTGGGTGTTAAGCATAACAGCCTTATCTGGGGCTTTCAATGGGACTACAAGAACGTATTTAGATGGCATGCT GCCGGAAGATGGGCAAAATATGAAACCTTTATGTCTGCTGCAGCTATGCCGCTTAGGAGTTATAATATATGATTGGTTGGACATCCCCTTGCTAAAGGCCTATTACAATTTCGGGTTCGATCACTTTAACTTGTCATGGAGAAAAGTAGGTCTTTGGGGTCTTGTTGATTGCCTTTTGGGGAATGCAGGTCCCTGGGCTACAGGAGATTGGATCCTTCCTGACCTTACGATTCAGGGATCAATAAAACTGAACAGTAATATGCAAACCTTTCCGAATACGTTCTATTTCAGCTATGCAACAAAACGTACAAGGAAGATCCTTGGTGTCACAGTTCCTTCTGGCATTCTTGGTATTCACCCTATGCTTTTTATGCGAGTTCTACAGATGAGCCTATATCGATATCCTACAGATGTTCCTCCGCCATATAAAGGCTACCG GGACGAGGATTGGCAGGACAATGATGGAGCACTTAATACGATATCCATGACTCACCCTCGTCTCCCGATAGAACACCCAAGCTGTTCCATTGTGAATGATTCCGATTGCCAACCTTTGCAGCCAGGCATATG GTATTACAAGATTGTAGAGGCAGATCACATATTGTTCATATTGAATAGAGAAAGGGCAGGTGTTCAGTTTGATCTTATGTACGACAACATTTTTGAGCGTTGCAGAAAACATATTTTTAGGAAGACTTCACAAACTTTACCCAATGAAGCTCCATGA
- the LOC107957230 gene encoding lipase isoform X1: protein MIRWCISSFQLAELFISSVVHLLYGFYVYSTAVAADLSQALSECVFKSNVSLEVKKQDPNKSTVDDLPPIVLVHGIFGFGKGKFGSFSYFGGAEKKDERVLVPDLGSLTSIYDRARELFYYLKGGRVDYGEQHSKTCGHSRFGRIYEQGHYPQWDEDHPIHFVGHSAGAQVVRVLQQMLADKAFEGYENTSENWVLSITALSGAFNGTTRTYLDGMLPEDGQNMKPLCLLQLCRLGVIIYDWLDIPLLKAYYNFGFDHFNLSWRKVGLWGLVDCLLGNAGPWATGDWILPDLTIQGSIKLNSNMQTFPNTFYFSYATKRTRKILGVTVPSGILGIHPMLFMRVLQMSLYRYPTDVPPPYKGYRDEDWQDNDGALNTISMTHPRLPIEHPSCSIVNDSDCQPLQPGIWYYKIVEADHILFILNRERAGVQFDLMYDNIFERCRKHIFRKTSQTLPNEAP from the exons ATGATAAGATGGTGTATTTCTTCTTTTCAATTAGCTGAGCTGTTTATTAGCTCGGTGGTTCATCTTTTATATGGGTTTTATGTGTACAGCACTGCTGTTGCTGCGGACCTTTCACAGGCTTTGAGTGAATGTGTTTTCAAGTCTAATGTAAGTTTAGAGGTGAAAAAGCAAGATCCCAATAAGTCTACTGTTGATGATCTGCCTCCTATTGTTTTGGTTCATGGCATTTTTGGATTTGGCAAAGGA AAATTCGGAAGCTTTTCATATTTTGGAGGGGCTGAAAAGAAAGATGAGAGGGTTCTTGTGCCTGATTTGGGGTCTCTCACCAGCATATATGATAG GGCTCGTGAATTGTTCTATTATTTGAAAGGTGGGAGAGTTGATTATGGTGAACAACATAGCAAGACTTGTGGCCACTCTCGGTTTGGTCGAATTTATGAACAAG GGCATTACCCACAATGGGATGAAGATCACCCTATTCACTTTGTTGGCCATTCAGCTGGTGCTCAGGTTGTGCGTGTCTTGCAGCAGATGCTTGCTGATAAG GCATTCGAGGGATATGAGAATACTTCTGAGAATTGGGTGTTAAGCATAACAGCCTTATCTGGGGCTTTCAATGGGACTACAAGAACGTATTTAGATGGCATGCT GCCGGAAGATGGGCAAAATATGAAACCTTTATGTCTGCTGCAGCTATGCCGCTTAGGAGTTATAATATATGATTGGTTGGACATCCCCTTGCTAAAGGCCTATTACAATTTCGGGTTCGATCACTTTAACTTGTCATGGAGAAAAGTAGGTCTTTGGGGTCTTGTTGATTGCCTTTTGGGGAATGCAGGTCCCTGGGCTACAGGAGATTGGATCCTTCCTGACCTTACGATTCAGGGATCAATAAAACTGAACAGTAATATGCAAACCTTTCCGAATACGTTCTATTTCAGCTATGCAACAAAACGTACAAGGAAGATCCTTGGTGTCACAGTTCCTTCTGGCATTCTTGGTATTCACCCTATGCTTTTTATGCGAGTTCTACAGATGAGCCTATATCGATATCCTACAGATGTTCCTCCGCCATATAAAGGCTACCG GGACGAGGATTGGCAGGACAATGATGGAGCACTTAATACGATATCCATGACTCACCCTCGTCTCCCGATAGAACACCCAAGCTGTTCCATTGTGAATGATTCCGATTGCCAACCTTTGCAGCCAGGCATATG GTATTACAAGATTGTAGAGGCAGATCACATATTGTTCATATTGAATAGAGAAAGGGCAGGTGTTCAGTTTGATCTTATGTACGACAACATTTTTGAGCGTTGCAGAAAACATATTTTTAGGAAGACTTCACAAACTTTACCCAATGAAGCTCCATGA